From the bacterium genome, the window CCGGACCTTCCCCCAGCTGGTCCAGAACTTGATGGCCGAAGCCAGCGAGCGGATCGAGGAGCTGATCGACTTCAAGCACATGATCATCGAGCGGCTGATCCAGGACCGCGGGCTGCTCAACCGCCTGTTTCTCGAGTCGGGCGACAAGGAATTCAAGTTCATCGTCCGCTCCGGGTTATACTTCGGCTTCCTTTTCGGCCTCGTGCAGCTCGCGGTGTGGATCTTCTATCCGGCGTGGTGGGTGCTGCCGGCGTTCGGGCTGCTGGTCGGCTGGGCGACCAACTGGATCGCGCTCAACATCATCTTCCGCCCGCTCCATCCCACCCGGGTCGGGCCCTGGACCCTCCAGGGACTGTTTCTCAAGCGCCAGAAGGAAGTCGCCTCGGTATGGTGCGAGATCGTCACCCGCGAGATCGTCAACGTGCGCAGCATCATCCACGCCATGGTCGGCGGGCCGAAGTCGGAGAACACGCGAGCCCTGATCAAGAAGCACATCGAGCCGATCGTGCACGAGGCGATCGATCCCCTGCTGATGCTCCCGACCCAGCTCACCGTCGGCAGCAGGAGCTTCGAGGAGATGATGAACCGGGTCGGCGAGAAGTCGATCGCGGTGTCGACCGTGCCTTTCGACGACTGGCACTTCAATCAGGAGCGGGCGCTGATCGTCGAACGCCTGCTGCGCGAGCGGATGGTGGAGCTGCCGTCGGAAGAGTTCCAGGACCTTCTGCGACCCTGCTTTCAGGAAGACGAGCTGAAGCTGATCCTGGTCGGCGCGGCGCTCGGCTTCCTGGCCGGCCTCGCGCAGCTCTTCTTCGTCTTCGGCGGCATCGGTTGAGATGGTTCTGCTCGATGTCGACCGGTGGTACGATGATCGAGTCCAGCCAGACCTCGCCGTGACCGGCGAAGCCATAAATCCCTATCCTCAGTCCAGCAAGGAGTCCTGAAAATGAGTCAACCTGTGCGCATTGCCGTGACCGGCGCCGCCGGCCAGATCGGATACTCGTTGACCTTCCGCATCGCTTCCGGCCAGATGCTCGGAACGGACCAGCCCGTCAGCCTCCACTTGCTCGAGATCACCCCGGCTCTCGGCGCGCTCGAAGGCGTCGTCATGGAGCTTCGGGACTGTGCTTTCCCGCTGCTCCACGACATCGTGGTCACCGACAAGCCTGAAGAGGCATTCTCGGGCGCCGATTTCGCGATGCTGGTCGGTGCTCGTCCCCGGGGTCCGGGCATGGAGCGCAAAGATCTGCTGTCCGCCAATGCCGCTATCTTCTCGGTCCAGGGCAAGGCTCTGAACGATCACGCCAGCCGCGACGTCCGGGTGCTGGTGGTCGGTAATCCGGCCAACACCAACGCGCTGATCGCGA encodes:
- a CDS encoding malate dehydrogenase, translating into MSQPVRIAVTGAAGQIGYSLTFRIASGQMLGTDQPVSLHLLEITPALGALEGVVMELRDCAFPLLHDIVVTDKPEEAFSGADFAMLVGARPRGPGMERKDLLSANAAIFSVQGKALNDHASRDVRVLVVGNPANTNALIASSNAPDLDRRQFTAMTRLDHNRAISQLAAKTGSHPTEVRRMTIWGNHSTTQYPDLGHSTVAG